The following DNA comes from Pseudomonas sp. Tri1.
TGTCGATGTTGTTGGTGCCCACCAGTGCCCGGGCGAGTTTATTGAAGGCGTAGTAATCCTCGGTCAGCAGTTGGCCGGAGATGTAGAACGCTACGCTGTCTGGGCCGTGCTCGGCGATAGTCTCGGCGAAGACACTGGCGGCGTGATCCAGGGCGCTGTCCCAGTCTGTGCGCGCTCGGGCCAGGCCTTTGCCCAGGCGCAACTCCGGGTAGAGGGCGCGTGCGGCGAGGTCGCCGGTCAGGTGCAGGGTCGAGCCCTTGCTGCACAGTTTGCCAAAGTTGGCCGGATGGGCGGGATCGCCACTGACGCCGAGGATGCGCTCGTCGTCATGTTCGATCAGCACGCCGCAACCGACCCCGCAATAACAGCAGGTCGAGGCCGTGGTCTGGCGGTTCATCAGCTTGCGTCCCGTAGGGCCAGTTGCACCCGGCCGTTTTCGACCCTGGCCGAATGATGATGGGCGCAGCCGACATCCGGGGCCTGGGCCTGGCCGCTTTCCAGGTCGATCTGCCAGTTGTGCAGCGGGCAGGCCACACGCTTGCCGTAGACCAACCCTTGGGACAAAGGACCGCCCTTATGCGGGCAACGGTCATCGAGGGCGAACACTTCATCGTCGCTGGTGCGGAAAATCGCGATATCGCCTTTCGGGCCATTGATGATGCGCGAACCGAGGATATTGATTTCTTCCAGCGCGCAGATATCCAGCCAGTTCATGCCGACACCTCCAGGTTTTTCACGGGGATGACTTCAAACTCTTTTTTCAGCAGTGGCTGTTCCAGGCGCTGTTTCCATGGATCCTGCTCCAGCGACAGGGAAAACTTCAGGCGCTCATGAAGGGCCTTGCGCCGCGCCGGGTCTTCGAGCACGGCTTTCTTGATGTGCTCCATGCCGACCCGCTGCATGTAATGCACGGTGCGTTCGAGGTAGAAGGCTTCTTCGCGGTACAGCTGCAGGAAGGCGCCGTTGTATTCGCGCACTTCTTCGGCGGTCTTGAGTTTGACGAAGAACTCGGCCACTTCGGTCTTGATCCCGCCGTTGCCGCCGATGTACATCTCCCAGCCGGAATCGACGCCGATAATGCCGACGTCCTTGATGCCCGCTTCCGAGCAGTTGCGTGGGCAACCAGAGACGGCCAGCTTCACCTTGTGCGGCGACCACATGTTGAACAGGTCGTGTTCCAGCTCGATGCCCAGTTGGGTCGAGTTCTGCGTGCCGAAGCGGCAGAACTCGCTGCCCACGCAGGTTTTCACGGTGCGGATGGACTTGCCATAGGCGTGCCCGGAGGGCATGTCGAGGTCTTTCCAAACGCCGGGCAGGTCCTGCTTCTTGATCCCCAGCAAGTCGATACGCTGGCCGCCAGTGACCTTGACCATCGGCACGTTGTACTTGTCGGCCACGTCGGCGATGCGCCGCAGCTCCGACGGATTGGTCACGCCACCCCACATCCGTGGCACGACCGAATAAGTGCCATCTTTCTGGATGTTGGCGTGGGCGCGTTCGTTGATCAGGCGCGATTGCGGGTCGTCCTGGGCTTCGCCGGGCCAAGTGGAAATCAGGTAGTAGTTCAGCGCCGGGCGGCAGGTGGCGCAGCCGTTGGGGGCGCGCCAGTTCAGGTAGCTCATGGCGTCAGCGATGGTCAGCAGGTGCTGGTCGCGGATCGCCTGGCGGATCTGGCCGTGGTTGAGGTCGCTGCAGCCGCAGATGGCTTTTTCGCTTTTCGGCTTGACGTCCGCCGCACCGCCCACGGTGTTGATCAGGATCTGCTCGACCAAGCCGGCGCAGGAGCCGCAGGAGCTGGCGGCCTTGGTGTGTTTTTTCACGTCGTCGACGCTGAACAGCCCGTGCTCCTGGATCGCCTTGACGATGGTGCCTTTGCACACGCCGTTGCAGCCGCAGACTTCGGCGCTGTCGGCCATGCTCATGGCTTTGTCCTGGCCCTGGTGTCCTACGTCACCCAAGGCGTTTTCGCCGAACATCAAGTGATCGCGGATCTCGCTGATGCCGTGGTTCTCACGGATCTGGCGGAAATACCAGCCACCATCTGCCGTATCGCCGTACAGACAGGCGCCCACCAGCACGTCATCCTTGATCACCAGTTTTTTATAGACGCCGCCAATCGGGTCGGAAAGGGTGATGGTCTCGGTGCCTTCGCCGCCCATGAAGTCCCCGGCGGAAAACAGGTCGATGCCGGTGACTTTGAGCTTGGTCGAGGTCACCGAGCCCTTGTACGTGGCGAAGCCCAGTTGTGCGAGGTGGTTGGCGCAGACCTTGGCCTGTTCGAACAGCGGGGCCACCAGGCCGTAGGCGGTGCCACGGTGGTTGGCGCATTCACCGATGGCATAGATGCGCGGATCGTAGGTCTGCATCGTGTCGTTGACCAGGATCCCGCGGTTGCACGGGATGCCGGATTTTTCCGCCAGTTCGGTGTTGGGCCGGATACCCGCGGCCATCACCACCAGGTCGGCGGGGATGATGTCACCGTTCTTGAACTGGACCGAGCCGACCCGGCCGTTGCCAGCGTCGTGCAAGGCTTGGGTTTGTTCGCTGAGGCGGAATTTCAGGCCACGGTTTTCCAGGGCGGTTTGCAGCAGTTGGCCGCTGGTCTTGTCCAGTTGCCGTTCCAGCAACCATTCGCCCAGGTGCACCACGGTCACGTCCATGCCCCGCAACTTCAGGCCATTGGCGGCTTCCAGGCCGAGCAGGCCGCCGCCGATCACCACCGCATGCTTGTGGGTCTTGGCGGTGTTGATCATGGCCTGGGTGTCGGCGATGTCGCGGTAGCCGATCACGCCTTCCAGGGTGTTGCCGGGGATCGGCAGGATAAAGGGCGTGGAACCGGTGGCGATCAGCAGGCGGTCATATTCGGCTTCGCTGCCGTCTTCGGCGATGACCCGGCGCTTGACCCGGTCGATCTCCACCACCTTGCGGTTGAGCAGTAGCTTGATGTTGTTGTCCAGGTACCAGCTCAGGTCGTTGAGCACGATCTCTTCGAACGTCTGCTCACCGGCCAGTACCGGTGAGAGCAGGATGCGGTTGTAGTTGGTGTGGGGCTCGGCACCGAACACCGTGATGTCGTACAGCTCGTTACTCAGTTTGAGCAGTTCTTCGAGGGTTCGAACCCCGGCCATGCCGTTGCCGATCATTACCAGTTTGAGTTTTTTCATCAGGGTTCTCCGCAAGTTCAGGCCCGTTTCATCACGGTGATCGGGCTGGCTCGGCAATTTTTTCGAAAACAAAAAAAGGCGTCCCGCTAGTTGCCTAGCGAGGACGCCTTTGTCCTGGTCCCGTTCTCTCGGGAAGCACCGCCTTCATCGTTGGAGGCGTTGCTTTATGTATGGTGAGAGAGGTTATGCAGTGGTTGTGCCAAGTGGCTCTGGGGCGCGGATTTATTGGGGGAGCGGCTGATGGCACGCAGGGAAGAGGGATTTATTGCACCGAATCAAAGCGTGTTGCCCGGTAATGGAGCGTGGTAGCCGATAGCTTGGTAGTGGCAGATAGGCCCTCATCGCGAGCAAGCTCGCTCCCACATTGGATCTGTGGTGGCCACAAAACCTGTGGGAGCGAGCTTGCTCGCGATGGGCGCGACTGGATCTCAGCCATGAAACACCAAAAACAGCAGCACGATGTTCACCACCAAAGACGCCAGCGCCAACGTCCGCCAGACCTTCAGCGGTTCTCTTTCCAGCAGCGGCCGGGGCCTTACGCCCAAGCTGCGGCGTTCGCCCTGTTCCAGCAGCAACAACCATTCCTCGGCGGTTTCAAAGCGCTGCTGCGGATCGGCCTCGACGGCACGTTCCAGGCTTTGCCCGAGCCATTCGGCCAGGTCTGGCCGATAGCGACTGGCATTGACCGGCACGCCAAAGCGCGGGCGCTGGAATGCTTCGATTTCGCCGTAGGGATAATGCCCTGTCAGCAGAAAATACAAGGTCACGCCGACGGCATACAAATCCTGTTGCGCGGTCGGCGCGGTGCCACCGAAGGCTTCCGGCGCTATATAGCTGGGTGTGCCGGGCAGCACGTTGGCCTGGTCTTCGGACAGGCCCGGGCAGTACGCCAGGCCGAAATCCAGCAAACGCAACTCCCCGTCATCGCCCAGGTGCAGGTTTTCCGGCTTGATGTCGCGGTGGTAGATCTGCCTTCGATGCAGCAGGCCCACCGCCCGCACCAGCCGTTGCGCCAACTCCAACCATTGGGCGAGAGGTAGTGGCCCGTCCTGGTTGAACAGCTCGGCCAGGGTCATGCCCGAGTATTCGCGCATCACGTAGTACAAATGCTGACGCTGGGGAACGCCATGGACCTCGGGAAACTGTCGCCCCGCGACCCGTTTGAGAAACCATTCTTCCGACAGCAATGCCTGGCCAGCCCGGGTGTCGTCCCGTAGCTGCCCGGGCAAGGTTTTCAGCAGCCACGGCTGGCCCTGACCGTCGTGTACCCGGTAGAGCAATGACTGTTGGCTCTGGCCGAGCAGGCCTTCGATCTGCCAGCCTTCGAACACCTGGCCCGGTTTCAGCGCCGGCGGCAGGGGCCATTGCTGCAATTGGATCAGTGCATCGCCGATGCTCGCTTCACCCAACGCATCGACTCGCACCAACAGGGCGCTGGCGTTGTCCTGGCTACCGGCCAGGTGCGCGGCGTTGACCAGTGTCTGCGCCGCGAGGTCGAGGTCCGGCTGGTCGCGAAGGATGCCGGCGATGGCCGTGTCCCCCAGGACCGCCCAGACCCCGTCGCTGAGCAGGACGAAGGTTTCGTCGGTGCGCAGTTCGCCGTCGAGAAAGTCCAGGATCAGGTGTTGATCCAGTCCCAGGGCACGCTTGAGCACATGTTGCATGCCCTGTTGTTCCCAGACGTGGTCTTCGCTGACCCGTTGCAACTGGTCGGCGTGCCAGCGGTAGACCCGGCAATCACCGACATGCGCGAGGGTGAAGCGCCGACCGCGCAGGACCAGGGCGCTGACGGTGGTGAGCAGCGGCTGCCCGCCGCCGTTGGCCTGCAACCAGCGATTCTGCGCCAGTAACAAGCGGTCCAGCGCTTGGGCCACGCCCCAGGTCTGTGGCGTGGCGTAGTAGTCCAGGGCCAGGGCCTGCAAGGTCGAACGGGCGGCCAGCCCGCCATCGGCGCATTGGCTCACGCCGTCGGCGATGGCGAACAGGTATCCCTTGCTGGCGGCCAGGGCCGGGGCCGGGGTGACCAGGCGCAAGGCGTCCTGGTTCTCTTCCCGTGGGCCGATGGCGCTGGCTTCGGCGAAACTCAGTTGCAGGCTCATGGTTGCAGGTTATACCCGAGCAGCGGTGACAGCGGCCGAACCCCAAGTGGTCCTCCAGCGACGTTTTACACCGTGCAGGCCGAACCAGGCCAGGACACCGAGGCTGGCGAACAACCACAGCGCCAGTTGATAGCTGCCGGTGCTCTGCTTGATCGCGCCCATGCCCGCCGCGAGGGCGAAGCCACCGATGCCGCCGGCCATGCCGATCAGCCCGGTCATCACGCCGATTTCGCGGCGGAAGCGTTGTGGCACCAGTTGGAACACCGCGCCGTTGCCTGCACCGAGACCGAGCATGGTGCAGACGAACAGGGCCAGGGCCGCATAGGAACTTGGCAGGTTGAAACCCACCGCCGCGATGCAGACTGCCGCTACGGTGTACATGCCGAGCAAGGTGCGGATGCCGCCGAAACGATCGGCCAGGGCGCCGCCTAGTGGCCGCATCAGGCTGCCACCGAAGACGCAGGCGGCGGTGTAGTAGCCGGCGGTTACCGGGCTCAGGCCATATTGGTCGTTGAAGTAGCCGGGCAGGGCACTGGCCAGGCCGATGAAACCGCCAAAGGTCACGCTGTAGAAGAACATGAACCACCAGCTGTCACGGTCGCCCAGGGCCTTGAGGTAGTCGGCCATGGATTTGGCTTTCGGCCGCTCGGGGGCATTCTTGGCCAGCCAGGCGAAGAGCACCAGGGTCAGCACCAGCGGGATCAGCGCGAAGCCGAACACGTTGGTCCAGCCGAAGGCCACCGCCATGACCGGGGCGATCAACGCGGCGAGCACGGTGCCCGAGTTACCAGCACCGGCAATGCCCATGGCCTTGCCCTGATGCTGTGGCGGATACCACTGGGACGCCAGCGGCAGGGCCACGGCGAACGAAGCACCGGCCACGCCCAGGAACAGGCCCAGCAGCAGGGCTTGTTCATAGCTGTGGATGCCCAGTTTCCAGGCGCAGAACAGCGCGCTGATCACAATCACCTGGCCCACCATGCCGGCGGTCTTTGGTGAAATCCGATCGGCCAGCAGGCCCATGAACAAGCGCAATACGGCGCCAGCCAGGATCGGCGTTGCCACCATCAGGCCGCGTTGTTGGGTGGTCAGGTGCAGGTCGGCGGAGATCTGCACCGCCAGTGGGCCGAGCAGGTACCAGACCATGAAACTCAGGTCGAAATAGAGGAAGGCCGCGAACAGTGTCGGGGTATGGCCGGATTTCCAGAAGCTTGAATTCATCGCGCACCTCAGCTGTAAAAGTCTCGAGAAATGAGTCAGTGCTTTGAGCAGTGCGCCGTCTGTGGTCGCACCACCGGCCCCGAGGGGCCAAAACAAAAAAACGCCGCAACCCGGATCGCCAGAGAGGCAAGGAGGGTGTGCGACGTCTTTGTCGTAGGTGGGGCAACCGCCGTTGGTTACCTGTGGGTTTGCTTAAGCGAGATCTGTGCCAACCCGAGAGATTGGGGGGAGCCTTATCGCGAGCAGGCTCGCTCCCACAGTTGATCGGAGGTGTTCGCAAATATCGTGTTCACCCCCGCAAACCTTGTGGGAGCGAGCTTGCTCGCGATGGCGGCGGGTCAGTCGATATTGATGTTGGATGCACAACCGCTATCGCGAGCAAGCTCGCTCCCACAGTGGATTTGGGGTGTTCGCGAATGCTGTGTTCACCCCTGGACCTGTGGGAGCGAGCCTGCTCGCGAAGGGACCAGGCCAGGTGCTACAAGGCCTTCAGCCCAGCAACTCATTCATGGCAATGATCTGTTCCGCCACCTGGATCAGCTTCTGCTGGCGGCTCATGGCCTGGCGGCGCATCAAGGTGTAGGCCTGCTCCTCGTTGCATTCCTTCATTTTCATCAGCATGCCCTTGGCCAGTTCGATGCGCTTGCGTTCGGCCAGTTGCTGGTCCCGGGCCAGGAGCTGGGCGCGCAGGGCCTGGTCGCTTTCGAAGCGGGCCATGGCCACATCGAGGATCGGTTGCAGGCGCGCGGCGTGGATGCCTTCGACGATGTAGGCGCTCACGCCCGACTTGATTGCCTGGCGCATCACATCCGGGTCGTGCTCGTCGGTAAACATGACGATCGGTCGTGGTTGGTCGCGGCTGACCAGCACCACTTGTTCCATCACATCGCGCCCGGGTGACTCGGTATCGATCAGAATTACGTCCGGACGCACCGTTTCGACGCGTGCCGGCAGGTCAATGGTCAAGCCGGATTCGTCGATGACTTCGAATCCGGCCTCAATCAGGGCGGCCTTGAGGCGGCCGACTTTTTTCGCCGTGTCGTTGATCAGCAGGATACGCAGCATGGTCGAGGCTCCTGTCAGCGGCTGGCGAGAAGGGGAGCCGCATCGCTCAAGGCGTGCAGTTTGAAGCTGCGGGCGTACCCGGCCGGATCCGAGCCGTCCCAGGTGATGCCGTCGATCAGTTGGCTGCTGCGCATGTTCAGGTGTGGAGCCGCGATGTCCAGCGCCGCGCAGGCTTCACGGTACAGCTTGAGTTGCTGGACCTGCTGCGCCACGGCCAGGTAGTCCGGGTCTTCGCGCAGCAGGCCCCAACGACGGAACTGCGTCATGAACCACATGCCATCGGACAGATACGGCAGGTTCACCTCGCCGTTGCCATGAAAGCGCATCGCGTGAGGGTCCTGCCAGCTGTTGCCCAGGCCATCGGCGTAGATCCCCAGCAGCCGGGGTTCGATGCAATCCAGTGGCGCGTCGAGGTATTCGGGCGCACTCAACAGTTGCGCGGTGCTGCGACGGTTCTCGGGGCTTTGTTCGATGAAGCGGCTGGCTTCGAGGATCGCCATCACCAGTGCCCGGGCGGTATTGGGGTACTGCTCGACGAACGCGCGGGTGCAGCCGAGGACTTTTTCCGGGTGATCGGGCCAGATGGTCTGGGTGGTCGCCAGGGTGAAGCCCAGGTTCTGTTTCACCGCGCTGGCGCACCAGGGTTCGCCGACGCAGAACCCGTCGATACGCCCGGCTTGCAGGTGGGCGATCATTTGCGGCGGCGGCACCACCACGCTGTCGACATCCGTCAGGGGGTGGATGCCCTGGGCGGCGAGCCAGTAATAGAGCCACATGGCGTGGGTGCCGGTGGGGAAAGTCTGGGCGAAGGTCAGTTTCGGGCGAGTTTGGTGCACGTGGTGCTCCAGTGCCTCAGGACTGGTCACGCCCTGGGCCTGGAGGCCATGGGACAGGTTGATGCTCTGGCCGTTCTGGTTCAGGCCCATCAGTACAGCCATGTCGGTCGGTGCCACGCCGCCGATGCCCAGGTGCACCGCATAGATCAGGCCGTACAGGCTGTGGGCGGCGTCGATTTCACCGCTGACCAGCTTGTCCCGCAGGTTGGCCCAGGACGTCTGGCGCTTGAGGTTCAGGGTCAGGCCGTAGGGTTGGGCGAAACCCTGGGTGGCGGCCACCACCACCGGCGCGCAATCACTCAAGGCCATGAAACCAAGGTTGACCGCGCTCTTTTCCGGGGCATCGCTGCCGTTGACCCAGGCCAGGGGGTTGGCTGGAACTTCATTCATCGCGCATCACCTTCTACATAAAAAAGCGCCGTACCCGGACGGCTGCCAGAGCAGGGCCGGATGACGACGCCGTTGTCCCTAAAAACTAGTGTGGCACGCATTCCGCCGTTGGTATGGGCGCCGATGAACTCTAATGGTGCAAGGCATATGCCAGCCCGACGCCTCATCACCTTTCCATCAGGATTCAAGGCGCCGTGTCTTTCATCCTGTCGCTCCTTGAACCGCCACGTAACAAAGGAGACGGCTGTGCAAAACAAATCATTTCGCGCCACGGCATGGCCTGATCTGCGCGAACGCGTGCTGCACCTGCGTGTCGCCCAAAGCCCGGTTCAACTGAGCGCCGCGGGACTTGGGCTCGATCGCTGCCTGCCGGTCGGTTGGCAAGGGCTGGTGGTGCTGCGCGATTCGCTGGCGTTCACGGGCGGCGAGCTGCATGTATTGCCTGTGTGCGCCGCGTCGCTGGTGAAGCTGCAGGCTTTTTTCGACATGAGCGATGCCTTCGCCGAACAAAGGGCTGAGGTTGCGCCGTGGGCGGTGTTGCCGGTGGCGGATGAGATCGTCCGATCCGGGGAACGGCTCGAGCGCTGGTACATCGAGCAAGCGATGGGCGGTACCTCGGATTATCACGCGGTCGCCAACCTGTTGCGTCATCACGAGAGCTACGGGCTCGTGCGGTTTTTGTTGGAACAAGGCACTCGCAGCGAAAAACTCAACACCCTGGCGCAGCGCTACGGCGTATCGGTTTCGCATTTTCGAAGGCTTTGCCGACAGGCCCTGGGCAGTGCGGCCAAGCCAGCCCTGCGTGGCTGGCGCACCGCCCAGGCGTTGTTGAACATGAGCCTTCAGGACGGCTCGCTGACCGATGTGGCACTGGAGTTCGGCTTTGCCTCTTCTTCGCATTTCTCCAAGGAAGTCCGCGAATTGGTGGGCTTCGCGCCGAGCAATCTCGCCGACATCACCTACCTTTCCGGTCATTGATCCGATGAGCCGCCGATGGGTATCCCTGCCCCTGTTGTCCGTCTGCTTGAGCACGGTGTTGCCGCTCGCACCCATTGTCGTGCGAGCCGATGTCTATACCTTCGAAGCCCGTGAACAGAGCGCGCGGACCTTCTTCAGTGAACTGTCCGGGTCGTTGGGCAAGCCGGTCGTTGTCAGCAAGGTCGCCGCGACCAAGCGGATTGGCGGTACGTTCGATCTGCGCACGCCACAACGGACTTTTGAACGAGTCAGCGCGCAGATGGGGCTGATCTGGTACAGCGATGGCCAGGCGATTTATCTGTATGACGCCTCGGAAATCAAAAGCTCCATGGCGTCCTTGCAGACCTTGACCGTGGCCAAGCTGCTGGGGTTTCTCAAACAGTCCGGGCTGCATGATGCCCGCTATCCACTACGCAATGATGGATTGCGCACGTTTCACGTCTCCGGGCCGCCCATCTACGTTGATCTGGTGCTGCAAGCGGCCGGGTTGATGGACAACCAGCGCTCCGAACTGTTGCTCGGCAAGCAGCAGATTGGCGTGATCCATGTGCGCAATACCTTCGTCAGTGACCGCAAATATGAGCTGCGCGATGACAAAGTGATCATCCCCGGACTGGCGACCGTGATCGAGCAACTGTTGCGCGGCGAAAAGCACGAGGTCGAGCCGGCGGTGGCGCAAGCTCCTGGTCAGCGACCGCCCGGGTCGATGCCGGTGTTTCCCCTGGAGGGCCTGGCGAACACAGCCTCGGAGCAAGATCCAATGGCGCCGCGCGTCATTGCCCGAGAGGTGGCCGCCGGCAATATCCGGGTGGTGGCCTACCCGGACACCAACAGCCTGTTGGTCAAGGGGCTGCCGGAGCAGGTGCGTTTTATCGAAAACCTGGTCGATGCCCTGGACACGCCGAAACGCCACGTCGAGTTGTCGTTGTGGATCATCGATCTGCACAAGGATGAACTCAATCAGTTGGGCATCAACTGGCAAGGCGCCGTGAAATCCGGGGGCACCTTCAGCGCATCCCTCAACGCTGGCTCGGCGACCACCCTCGATGGCGCGTCGTTCGTGACCCAGGTCATGGCGATGGAGCGGACCCAGCGAGCGAACGTGGTCTCGCGCCCGGTCATCCTGACGCAGGAGAACGTGCCGGCGATTTTCGACAACAACCGCACGTTTTATGCCCCGCTGGTCGGGGAGCGCAGCGTCGACTTGCAGCATGTGACCTACGGCACGCTGGTGAGCGTACTGCCCCGGTTCGCCCAGGCGGACGAGATCGAAATGTCGCTCAATATCGAGGACGGCAACGAAGTCGAGAATCCCGGCCAGGGGGAGCACCAGGGCGCGTTGCCGACGGTCGGCCGTACCCGCATCAGTACGGTGGCGCGGGTGCCCCAGGGCAAGAGTCTGCTGGTGGGCGGCTTCACCCGCGATGACCACGGCGAGCAAATCGGGCGCGTACCGGTGTTGGGGTCGATTCCGTGGATCGGACGCTTGTTCAGCTATCGCCAGAGCCGCTCGGCCAACACCGTGCGGGTGTTCCTGATCCAGCCCAAAGAGATTCGCGACGGTTTTGAACCCGCCACCGTCGAACACGGCGCGCAGTTGCTGAGCCCGGAGCAGTATGAGCGTCTGCGCCGCTCCTATTTTCGACTGTCAGAACCATGATCCTGCCGCCGATCTCCCTGGGTGGCCGAGCGGCCCAGGCCCGGCTGAATACCGAGAAGGCCGCCGAACATCCGCAGCCGCCGATAGAGGCCGAGACAGGGCTGGATGACGGCGCGACGGCGGCGGTGGCGCAGCGCCTCGTGCAGATCAGCGATGAGTTGTCAGCGGCGCTGACGCAATTTCGTGGCCGGCGCTTGTTCGAGCAAAAGTCCGAGGGGCTGACCGATACCTTCGAGCGCGTGCTGGAGGACGATACCGTGCCCAAGGCGCGGCAGGTACTGAGCCTGGCGCGGCTGGCGGATAAACCCGTCACCTGGTTGCTGCAAATGGCGCGACAACTGTTCCCCGATGACAGCGACCTGGCGCTGGTGCTGCGGGCGTTGTTGCGCCGAAGGACATTGGAAGCGCGCACACGGCAGCGACTCGAAACGCTCTTGCAGACGGTGATTGCCCAAGGCTCTCCCAAGCGTATGAACGCCGGGATCAACGCCGCGCTCAAGGCCAGGCTGTTCGGTGCGGCCATGGCGGTGCGTGCCGGGCTGTTGCGCGAGACTTACCGGGATTTCCTCGAGTCCGACGACGGTCCGCTCAGTTGTTACCAGGACTGGATTGCCCTGTACGGCCCGGCACAACGCAAGGGGGTGTTGGCCTTCATCGAAGCCGCGCTACTGACCGATATCAGCGCCCAGGACCCCAGTTGCTCGCGCGCCGAGTTCGGCCAACTGCTGGCCCGGGTGATCGACCTCAAACGCCTGCGCTCAGCCGATGAGTTGTTTATAGGCGCACTGCTCGGCGATGCGCTCATCTGCCGGCACAACCCCGATGAGTCCGACTGGCTGGTGTTCCTGTTCGGCGTGTTGACCTACCCCGATGAACTCGACCAGCTGTTACTCGGGGTGTTGGGGGAGGGTGTGCTGCTCAGTGCCCACCGTGAGCGTTCGATGCTGCTCCAGACCGTGCGCCGGCTCAGCCTGCAATTGCCATCGCCCCTGTTTGCCGACGAAGACGCGCCGTTGCGCCTGGCCGCACAGTTCACCCGCCTGGCAGACGTTGCCTATGCCCACGAATGCATCGACCAGCGCCGCGCCGGCGGCCATCCATGATGTTGTCCCGGAGCCAGGCCTGAATGCTCAATGTATTTCTGCGCAACGTCGGTGCTCGCCCGGAGCTGCTGATCCTGACATTGATGGTGATGATCATTGCCATGCTGATCATCCCGCTGCCGACGGTGCTGGTGGATTTTCTCATCGGCCTGAACATCGTCATCTCGCTGTTGGTGTTCATGGGCTCGTTCTACATCGAGCGCATCCTCAGCTATTCGACGTTCCCGGCGTTGCTGCTGTTGACGACGCTGTTTCGCCTGGCGCTGTCGATCAGCACCAGCCGCTTGATTCTCAGTCAGGCCGATGCCGGTGAGATCATTGCGTCGTTCGGTGACTTCGTCATCGGCGAAAGCCTGGTGGTGGGCTTCGTGATTTTTTCCATCGTTACCATTGTCCAGTTCATCGTCATCACCAAAGGCTCGGAGCGGGTCGCTGAAGTGGCGGCGCGTTTCTCCCTGGACGGCATGCCCGGCAAGCAGATGAGCATCGACGGTGACCTCAAGGCCGGCGCCATCGACGCGGCCCAGGCCCGGGAAAAGCGCAGCGTGCTGGAGCGTGAAAGCCAGTTGTACGGCTCTTTCGACGGGGCGATGAAATTCATCAAGGGCGATGCCATCGCCGGCATCATCATTATCTTCGTCAACTTCATCGGCGGCATGGCCATCGGTGTCGGGCAACTGGGCATGGACATGTCCACGGCCCTGTCGACCTACACCCTGTTGACCATCGGCGATGGTCTGGTTGCGCAGATCCCCGCGCTGCTGATCGCCATCGGCGCCGGCTTCATCGTCACTCGCGTCAATGGCGATGACAGCAACCTGGGGCGCAACATGCTCGCCCAGATGCTGGGTAACCCGTTCGTCCTCGGCGTCACCGCGTTGCTGGCGGTGGGCGTGGGCCTGTTGCCGGGTTTTCCGCTGCTGACCTTTTTGTCGATCGCCAGTGTGCTGGGGCTGGTGGTGTTTGTGCGCCATCGCCGATCCTCGCGTCCGGCCGGCTCGGGGGAAAGCCGTGCCGCACCCGCCGAGCAGGACGCGTTGCCGAGCGATTCCGGGTTGCTGGAGGATATCGACAACATTGCCACCGAAACCGTCGCCCTGATGTTGCTGGTGCCCACCGCGCGCCTGCAAGCGTTGGAGAAGGACCGTTGGGCCGCGCGCTTTCGCAGCCAGTTCTTCGTCGATTACGGACTGCGCATTCCCGAACCGCAGCTACGGGCCAGCGAGGC
Coding sequences within:
- a CDS encoding EscV/YscV/HrcV family type III secretion system export apparatus protein; the encoded protein is MLNVFLRNVGARPELLILTLMVMIIAMLIIPLPTVLVDFLIGLNIVISLLVFMGSFYIERILSYSTFPALLLLTTLFRLALSISTSRLILSQADAGEIIASFGDFVIGESLVVGFVIFSIVTIVQFIVITKGSERVAEVAARFSLDGMPGKQMSIDGDLKAGAIDAAQAREKRSVLERESQLYGSFDGAMKFIKGDAIAGIIIIFVNFIGGMAIGVGQLGMDMSTALSTYTLLTIGDGLVAQIPALLIAIGAGFIVTRVNGDDSNLGRNMLAQMLGNPFVLGVTALLAVGVGLLPGFPLLTFLSIASVLGLVVFVRHRRSSRPAGSGESRAAPAEQDALPSDSGLLEDIDNIATETVALMLLVPTARLQALEKDRWAARFRSQFFVDYGLRIPEPQLRASEALPAHQVAVLINEVRAEQFDIHFEHWRLLDYSPELEPLGFALVRGNDSNRLGGVWVTAADRERVQQLGYHLRPADEECYRCLVTLLARNIQEFFGVQETKQLLDEMEARYPDLLKEVYRHVTVQKIAEVLQRLIGERISVRNMKLILESLAHWASREKDVLALVEHVRGAMARYISNKFAQGNDLRVLLLSAEFEDVVRRGIRQTSGGSFLNLEPAESEELMDRLSVGLDSVHIAHKDMVLLCSVDVRRYIKKLIEGRFRELDVMSFGEISETVSVNVIKTL